Within the Arachis duranensis cultivar V14167 chromosome 10, aradu.V14167.gnm2.J7QH, whole genome shotgun sequence genome, the region CTGTTTGTGGCGACACAGAAAGCGCACACAAGGTGTTTGAGTCAATGGTGGAAAGAGATCTTGTGGCTTGGAATTCTGTGATTAATGGGTTTGCTCTTAATGGCAGGCCTAGTGAGGCCTTGACACTATTCAGGGAGATGAACATGGAGGGACTGGAGCCGGATGGGTTCACTGTGGTTAGCCTTTTATCTGCTTGTGCTGAACTTGGAGCTTTAGAATTAGGATGTAGGGTTCATGTGTTCTTGTTAAAGGTAGGATTGACAGAGAACATGCATGTGAACAATTCACTGCTGGACTTTTATGCCAAGTGTGGGAGCATCAGGGAGGCGAAACAAGTTTTTGGCGAGATGAGAGAAAGGAATGTGGTTTCTTTTACTTCTTTGATTGTTGGCTTGGCAGTGAATGGCTTTGGGGAGGAAGCACTTGAGTTTTTCAAAGAGATGGAAGAACAAAGAGTTAAGCCTAGTGAGATTACTTTTgttggtgtcttgtatgcttgCAGCCACTGTGGAATGTTGAATGAAGGGTTTAATTACTTTAGAAGGATGAAAGATGAATATGGAATCATGCCAAGGATAGAACACTATGGCTGCATGGTGGACCTGCTGAGTAGGGCAGGTTTAGTGAAACAAGCATATGAATATATTCAGAACATGCCAATGCAGCCAAATTCTGTTATTTGGAGGACCTTATTGGGAGCATGCACAATCCATGGTCATTTAGCCCTAGGGGAGATAGCTAGATCACACCTTTTGAAGTTAGAGCCTAAACACAGCGGCGACTATGTGCTTCTCTCGAATATTTATGCGGCCGAACGCCGTTGGTCGGATGTACAAACAGTAAGAAGATCAATGCTAGAGGATGGTGTTAGGAAAACACCTGGCTATAGCATGGTGGAGTTGGGAAATCGGGTTTATGAGTTTACTATGGGCGATAGGTCTCATCCTCGGAGTAAGGATGTATATGCACTGTTAGAGAAAATCACAGAGTTGCTAAAGTTAGAAGGTTATGTTCCTCACACTGCAAATGTACTTGCAGACatagaggaagaggagaaggagCAAGCTTTGTCTTATCACAGTGAAAAGGTGGCAATCGCTTTTATGATCCTAAATACACCACCAGGGACCCCAATTAGGGTCATAAAGAACTTGAGGGTTTGTGCAGATTGTCATATGGCTATAAAACTCATATCAAAGGTTTATGATAGAGAGATTGTTATCAGGGATCGTAGTAGATTCCACCATTTTAGAGATGGTTCATGTTCATGTAAAGATTACTGGTAATATGGGATGTAATGGAAGTTAAAtattatttgataattttaggTAAGATAACTTAAAGAATGGAATCAAACCATAACTTTGTGAACTCTTTAGCCATTAaactacaatattttttttgtattttttgtgttatataaaaaattactggTAAAAATACGATTTGATAGACATGAAAATATCCAACAAtatactgtttttttttttaaagtatatgtagacaataaaaatactaaacaatgtgaatataatgaatatatcggatgtttaatttatttggtGTGCGGATGATTATCCTaatatcaattatcaaaatttaggTGGGTAATTTAGGAGTGTAGTGTGTTTTTACTTTATTGGACCAATTTTAAAATCTATTGTTCACAAAAATCATTGTTTATCTAATaaagtctttttttttatataaaatcaataatattGAGAATTTTTACTTTTGAGTTtgcagatttttatttttttatgaaaacctTTGTTacttatttctttttataaaaaatgattatttaaaaaattcaacgagcataatttaatttaatatttcttaaaattttacgTAATTAAGgaaatacaaataataataagttaAGAAAAGANNNNNNNNNNNNNNNNNNNNNNNNNNNNNGAAACTAGAAAGCTTGCACTGCAAAACAGAGGCGCGAAGGAAATGAGTTGGCGcgccttcaaattcaaataataaaaatcgcCGCAAAACTACTTATTTGAAGCACAAATATTCTGAACTCTCTTTGGAGTTTGGATATAAACTGAATAGAATCAGAATCGTTTTCGCCCTTATTTGATCTGTCAATCGAGTATAACAATGGCGAATCGTACGGATCTGGAGGAAATGGGCAGAGAACTCCAATGCCCCATTTGGTATTCAAACACTCTCTTTCTAATCTTATGTTAATAATCCTCATagtacaattaattaattaattaattaatttcttctcGTTGTTTTGTAATGATCTGTGAAGTTTAAGTTTGCTGAATTCTCCGGCCAGTCTCCCATGCAGCCATGTCTTCTGCAAGTAagtattcttcttcttgttgttgttatttGTTATACAAAATCCGAAATGAAGCATTCTTATGTGTTTGTAATTCAATTTTGGTGGTTTCAGCTTTTGTATCGTCAAGTCTATGAAGTCGTCTTCTGATTGCCCTGTCTGTAAACTACCCTTCTTCCCTCGAGGTACCCCTCCTCCTCTTACCTCCTTTCTTTATCTTAAAGGTTCTTTTAGTAATTTTGTCTATTTTGTATGAAGAGGTTCGCCCTAGTCCTCGTTCGCTCAACTTGGTCAACATTTACAAAAGAATGGAACGCTCTTCTGGTATGAACTTATTCCTCACCCAGAATCCGCACCACTCTAAGTTTTCAGGTTAGCTTTTCCCATCTGTTTTTGTTCATGTATAACTTCACCTGCTTCCAAATTATTATGACTTGTGTTCAAGTTTTTGTTTGCATTATGCACTATTTTATTGATTTGATGTGTTGTAATAAGCATATGCCTGTGCTATCTTTTAGTTGCAAGCTAATTTGCCTGTGGGTTTATAGGTTCAAGTTCTAGCTTTGTTTGAAATATAGGAATGTGCTTTCAAGCATATGCATTTTTGTCCTCCTTTTTATACTTTACTGACATTTAGTTACCTGGCAGATGAAGAAACACAATGTCAAGCTGATGCTGACTGTGGTAGAGAGGATGCTACTCAAAGTCATCGAAATCCTGCTCAGAAAAGGAAAACTCTCAAAAACAGCGTGTCAGGGAAGAAGAATGTTCCTGACACTGCAAAACCTTCTCTTCCAGCTAAGAAAAGGGTTCAGGTGCCACAAGATCCTCTTTCTGAAACTCCATTCAAAAATTCAAGCTCTGGAGACTACCTCTGTGGAACTAgaaaagagggaaaagaaaaggataCTGATACTGCAAATGAAAACCCTCTCCAAAGTGAAAGAGATGTACCTGTTCTTTCACCTTTCTTTTGGTTAAGAGAGGAGGAAGGTGTTGAGAATTTAAGTCAGCAAACTTTCGGGGATAAGCTTATAGATGAAAGCCCAACACCAAGCCCTCCTTCATTCAGTGATCTCAAGGACTCTGATGATGAAAATCCGACTAAACTGACATCAGTAAGTAATGGGTTATAGCAACTGAATATGTCGTCATAGACTATGAAATTGTAAACCGTTTTTTTCTTCAATAACTGTTTGTTTTATATGGCTGATGAAAATCACTTCCCAGTCTCATGGTTCTTAAACTATTCAATTACTTACTTGGTGATAAAGTTGTTGAAGTCACTCAGAACAAAATTTGGAAATTGAGTTTTCATGATTAAAATCAGATTACTTTAGAAGAGACTTATAAGAAATGACTGATTTTATTTCTTGGATTCTTGCTATTGTCATGTAGGATGAGGTGCAAAATAAAACCTCTTTTGATCTCTTTGATAGTGAGCTGTTTGAGTGGACACAAAGGCCTTGCTCTCCTGAATTATTTTCAAGTCCTGTCAAATTGCAGGTAAGGAGAGAATTGGAGCCACGGGTTATCATACATAAATTTAGGATACTGTACCTTGactatgcattgatgttcttttCAATTGTATTACAGCCTTTGAGTGCTGGTGTGATCAGTGAAAATCAAGAGGATTTGCTGGAAGCCTCAAAAGAGCTTGAAAGAAATAAATCCAGCGATAATGCTGAAAATACTAAACTTCAGAATTCACAAAACGGAACTAGATTGTCTGATGTGTTACAACCCAGTGTGACTTCTCCATTTAGGAGTTCTGGTGATATAAATGGGACAAAGAAGTACAAGAAGAGAAGCAGGAAGATGAGGGAAAAAGCTGCTCAAGAACAGGTTGTGGAACAACAAGATTCAATTGTGGGAATCAATGTTGATTCAAATAGATCATTAGAAATCACTGAGGATCAATCACGGGAGAAGCGACAAGCTTCTAATCTGGGAAAGACTAGTAGAACGTGCAAGAGGGTTTGTTTTGATACTTGCACCGACTCCAATATATCAGTAGTTCTTCGTAATGGTGAAGTGAACATGGCAAAGGATTCATATATTTCACATTCCCAAAAAGAAACCAACAAGTTTGCTTGCCAAATGATTCCAGGTAAATGCCAGAGTGAAAGATCTGGAAAGCAAAAGCTGAATTATGTGCAGGACCAAGCTGAAGAATTATCTTGCATGCAAAACCAAACTGATGGTGAGTTAGCTGGTTCTGCATCATCTATGTTAAATCAGCAGACAGACAAAAATGGAAAGATGTCCAATAAAAGGCAAATTAAAGGGAAAGTTTCTATAAAGTCTATTTCTCGTGGTAGTGAATTGAGGAGTACCAAGAAATTGAAACTTTCCTCCGATTTGATCTCTCAGACAAAGGCCGGTGAACAAATCCAACCTAATGAAAGCACCCAGAGGAGTCCTGGTGTCAAGGTTTTGGATGATACATCTAAGGAGAAATGTAGCACTTTGAAGCATGTACCAGTTTTAACGAACTGTGAAAGTCAAGCTGAAAAGTACCAATGTGTTTTTTGTCACTCATCAGAAGAATCAGAGGTAAATTTGTTTGCTCACGCATCTAGTCATCTCTAATATGTTATCTACTATATACGAACTAGGATTTGATAGTGTGCCATTCAAAATTCAGGTTTCTGGGCCAATGATGCATTACTATGGCACCAAGCCTGTTGCTGCAAATTATGAAGGAGGATCCAAAGTCATACATTCTCACAGGAACTGCACAGAATGGTAATTTCCTAACTTTTACTGACGACTAACTACCTCTACTTTGAATGTTTACTTGTGACTGAGTTTGATATGTAAAGTTAATTTGTTCTAAACTTGTGCAGGGCCCCCAATGTATATTTTGAAGATGATAATGCAATTAATCTTGAAGCTGAAATAAGTAGGAGCCGGAGAATTAAGTGTGGTTTTTGTGGACTCAAGGGCGCTGCTCTTGGTTGTTACGAGAAAAGTTGTCGTAGGAGCTTTCATGTTCCTTGTGCCAAGTGGACTACACATTGCCGATGGGATATGGTATGCGATAAAAAGCAGTGAGGATTTAAAGTTTCATGCAGCTTTTTAAATGAACCCATCTAATCaaatcctttcatttttatGCATCAGGAAAACTTTGTCATGTTATGCCCTTTACATACTTCGTGCATTTTACCCTGTGAGAGTTCAGGATCCAAGGGTAAGAGCAATAAGTGCAGAACGAGAGACAGTAAAAGTCTTGCTTTCAAACATGGCCCTACAAGTCAGAAAGGGACTGCTCTTGGATCATACAAGAAAATTGTGCTTTGTTGCTCAGCTCTGTCAATACAGGAGAGGGTAAATAATCGCATATGGCATATTGTCTTTTCCCCCCTGATTCAGAAGCCATATTTACTTTGTTTCATGGTTGAAAACTGTAGGATATTGtttctgaatttcaaagagTAACCAAGGTTACTGTTTTGAAAAAATGGGATTCAAGTGTTACCCATGTTATAGCATCAACAGACGAAAATAGGGCTTGTAAAAGGACCCTCAAAGTATTGATGGGCATACTGGAGGGGAAGTGGATTCTCAATATTGAATGTGAGTTCAGTACTTTAACTAGAATTCCTCTGGTTTCTACTTCCTACTAAAATGTCATCAGAAAATTAATAATGGTGACATCTCTCCTATTCTCATGTTGTCTGGTTACAGGGATTAAAGCTTGCATGAAGGAAATGAAGCCTGTTGATGAGGAGAGTTATGAAATCAATCTTGACATCCATGGAATCCATGATGGTCCTCATTTTGGACGACTAAGAGTTTTAAATAAGGTTAGAATTTTCATTGTTAAGTGTTTTAGCGTCAAAACATTGTTAATTTATATCAAAACTTTCTCATGTTAATTTCTTAGGCATACTTGTTAGATAAaccttatttatcttttatatgaaTGTCCTGGAACACGCAATGATAATAAAGCAGCTAGACGTTTGATTTCACGTCTTGATGTTTTAGGCCAAATACCTACTATGACTAAAACTActatttcattaaaattaactgTGCTTTTAGATTGGATATCTTGGTGCAATCTCCGGATTATGTGCAAACTAGTGGTCTGTGTTgacaaaatttctttttttatgcagCAACCAAAGCTTTTCGATGGCTTCAAGTTCTATTTTGTGGGAGATTTTATGCCATCATATAAGGGCTATTTGCAAGATCTTGTGACCGCTGCTGGAGGGGTAATTTTGAATAGAAAACCAGTGTCTGGTGACGCAAACTCAACGTCACCTGGTATGCATCCACCCCAGACACTCATAATTTACAACCTTGAGCTTCCTGATAAATGCAGTCCTTCCAAAAGGGATACCATTTCTACTCAACGGCAACATGATGCGGAGGTTCTAGCAAGCTCTACAGGTTCAAAGATAGCAAGTAATACATGGATTCTGAACTCTATTGCAGCCTGCAAGCTGCAAATCCTTGCTGAATGAAATTGTATATGTTGACCTCATTTAGATTAACGTGATCCTAGACTAGTGTCTTGCTCTTTTTATCCTTGTCTGTCAAGGCATGCTTTAATGACAATATCGtatgtaattatattatataaccATGGAAAAAAAGAACTCATACTTCAACGGACAATCCAACTCTTACTCAAACAACACGCTGCATATGCATCTTTAGCTCTACATATGAAACTTACTAGTTACTATACATTTGTTAAGCTTCATACCAGTCCTAACAGATTAATAGTTAACACACAACTTCTACCACACACTTAACTACTGTTCATGAATCAGCAATTTTGAAATCATACTTCGGAAATAGTGATCTGAACTTACTCACCTTTTGTTGAATCAGCACAATACCAACTAACAGCTTATACGACAAACAACCACCGCTAGTTAACAAATCAATCAAAATGCAAACACCCCTAACCTCAGACAGCTATACCCATGTCTCTAATCACAATAACCTCTTTCCAAGATCTGACAAGCAAAGCGAAAACGCTTAGCAGCCAGAGGCATATTACCCATTTTACCACACACTTTACAAGCTTTCTTCATTACCATGCATATTGTTTCTTTATCGGCATCACAAGCTTCTTTGAAGGCCCTCAATTTCTTCTTGAAAGATTCTTCGTCCTTCGACTCTGCATGAGTCTTTGAAGCCCCTCATTAGTatgcatatattatatattttgctAATCCAATCGATTTAATTTAACACCAATCGATTAGTAAATAACTATTTTGTGTCAAATAACTCAATCCTAAACTCATAACAGTTGattgtatatataaataaatcgATTCCTTTATGCACAAACATATTCAATCTATAAATGTGAAATATAGTTTCAATCTGAGTATGAAACTttgaatgatttaagatatagtCCTTCGTCTTCATGACCCATCTCATAAATTTCTCCAACTATTCCTTTCGTCGTCCAACACAAGTCCagactttattattttattaataacaacCATCCACTAATCACAcaccaaaagaataataaagggaaaaaaaaaaagaacatacCCCTTTATGTAAAAATCTGGCTAATAGGCGCAGCAAGAGTATAAGTGTATAACGATAGAACTAGATATGCATTGATACTATGGTATCTATCCATCAACAATCAATATGCAAGCTAAATTGATTAAGATTCGCAAGAAATTGAGAATTTAATCGTTCTTGAATTAAAAGACTGAATTTCGACATGCTGAATCAGTCAAAGCGTGGGGTCGAGAACTTGTCCCACATGATTGAGCTGACCTCTACTACTGTGCCGAAGAGAGCACCACACATGGTGAAGCGTGCGGAGGCTCTGAGACTGCGGCGGGACACGGAGAGCAGCCCGGTGCCGATGGCCCTGGAAAATATGCGGTTCCAGCCGTCGTCCTTCTGACGAACAGAAACCAAGGCGTTTTTGGAGGCCTTGCAGAGGGCAGACCAGGCGGCAACCTTGCCCCCGACGCGGGGTGCATTGAGGCGAACGACGTTGTAAGCTGTAGCGATATGGGTTGGAGAGATGCAAAGGGACTTGAAGAAGTGGTAGGGGGATCCGGCGATTACACCCACCGTGAACCCAGCGCCCGCGGAATTGACGACCAAATCAAGGCATTCTTCCATTGACTGCGGACTGCGGACTTCTGAGTAGTAAGTGTATTCCTATTGCCCAAAGGTGTAATTGTGTTTCTCCTTCTATGTTTTCTCCACCACAAGGGTTTTAAAGGGAGTTCTATTTATAGAATTCAACTAGGTATCTGATTCATATCCCACAGGCTCTAGAATAGGGATGTTCAAATTCATCCCTATCCAAATTATAccgtttatttaatttttaatttaaattaaaaattgattaaaactgcgttaatttgaatttaattggattgtatttttttgtatattgctgcataattttgaatttacttttcataattgatcaaatttaatttaaattgtacaatatattacaatattattattttgttattatatttataattatacttataacatgttcaatttattatacatttttatattattcatgaattatttttatttaataaatattttatattcaaaatgttatttatttattttaactaaattataattttatttctattattatgttatcgttggctttttaagatattgttaagacttgttatatcattgttgattatttaaattttgatgttgagactttttatatgtatttaatctttttaatttataaaaccgcaaatccaatccaatccaatccaaaacTACTTGAAATTAGATCAGATCGGatcgaattttttttaagaatcaTCTAATCCAAACTACACtgcaaataaaattaatgtttaaatcaaataattttttattcaaaatcgATCTAAACCGCCGCAAATACCCCTACTCCACAAGAACAagtctaattttataataactCTAACTCCAACGTGCCACCCGATTTTTAAGAGGTCAGATATGACAATGCAAACCTACACTAACTTATTCTAAAACGAAAGGAGTTCTCAACAAAGATTTCTaagataaagaaaataataatcaacaataaaaagTAGAACTATCTTGTAAGTGATGACGAGCTCATCACCcactattataaatatactAACACCTACATATATATTCAAAATCTAATTctgcataaacatattttaaactCATGATAACTTAAGTATTAGAGTTCTTTACATGTATTCTCACCAACCCTTTCAAAGAGCTTGGATGGCTTCACTCTGTCGAAAGAGACATCAAATCAATCACTCACATAAGTCTGTACCTCACGTTCAAACCCAAATCACCTATTTCATATAATTCTCAAAATATTGATGTCGTTGTCGGAAACCTAGAGTTCGACCTTTGACAAATGGCGGATGATCGTCTTAAAGATGGACATATTGTCTCAGAATCAAAACCTCACGATGAGGACCAACCAAACAACTATTGTGCCATTGTCATACCTCCAAATCTTGAAGAAAGAAGATGTGTAGACGACAATAGAAACAATccagaaagaagaaggaagaagaaagaagtatAGGATCATAGGTCTATCAACTTGAAGGTGCCCAAGACCGTGATGCTGCAAAATTCATAAGACTCATTCACAGATACCAAAAACGATTAGAACAACTGGAAAGACAAAGAGAGATTAAAAGTCCCTTCGAAGGAAGGCAAGGA harbors:
- the LOC127739581 gene encoding pentatricopeptide repeat-containing protein At4g21065-like translates to MRLYSKLSSLVHTSQPLDPKIHLCSSTFLSSSSTTATQNPVPHIVTKCIALLQFWASSISKLRQIHAFSIRHGVPLNNPDMGKHLIFTIVSFSAPMSYAYHVFAVLHDPNVFTWNTMIRGYAESDDPSPALHFYRKMSASCVDPDTHTYPFLLKAVAKSLNVREGEAIHSVTVRKGFESLVFVQNGLLHMYAVCGDTESAHKVFESMVERDLVAWNSVINGFALNGRPSEALTLFREMNMEGLEPDGFTVVSLLSACAELGALELGCRVHVFLLKVGLTENMHVNNSLLDFYAKCGSIREAKQVFGEMRERNVVSFTSLIVGLAVNGFGEEALEFFKEMEEQRVKPSEITFVGVLYACSHCGMLNEGFNYFRRMKDEYGIMPRIEHYGCMVDLLSRAGLVKQAYEYIQNMPMQPNSVIWRTLLGACTIHGHLALGEIARSHLLKLEPKHSGDYVLLSNIYAAERRWSDVQTVRRSMLEDGVRKTPGYSMVELGNRVYEFTMGDRSHPRSKDVYALLEKITELLKLEGYVPHTANVLADIEEEEKEQALSYHSEKVAIAFMILNTPPGTPIRVIKNLRVCADCHMAIKLISKVYDREIVIRDRSRFHHFRDGSCSCKDYW
- the LOC107468195 gene encoding protein BREAST CANCER SUSCEPTIBILITY 1 homolog; translation: MANRTDLEEMGRELQCPICLSLLNSPASLPCSHVFCNFCIVKSMKSSSDCPVCKLPFFPREVRPSPRSLNLVNIYKRMERSSGMNLFLTQNPHHSKFSDEETQCQADADCGREDATQSHRNPAQKRKTLKNSVSGKKNVPDTAKPSLPAKKRVQVPQDPLSETPFKNSSSGDYLCGTRKEGKEKDTDTANENPLQSERDVPVLSPFFWLREEEGVENLSQQTFGDKLIDESPTPSPPSFSDLKDSDDENPTKLTSDEVQNKTSFDLFDSELFEWTQRPCSPELFSSPVKLQPLSAGVISENQEDLLEASKELERNKSSDNAENTKLQNSQNGTRLSDVLQPSVTSPFRSSGDINGTKKYKKRSRKMREKAAQEQVVEQQDSIVGINVDSNRSLEITEDQSREKRQASNLGKTSRTCKRVCFDTCTDSNISVVLRNGEVNMAKDSYISHSQKETNKFACQMIPGKCQSERSGKQKLNYVQDQAEELSCMQNQTDGELAGSASSMLNQQTDKNGKMSNKRQIKGKVSIKSISRGSELRSTKKLKLSSDLISQTKAGEQIQPNESTQRSPGVKVLDDTSKEKCSTLKHVPVLTNCESQAEKYQCVFCHSSEESEVSGPMMHYYGTKPVAANYEGGSKVIHSHRNCTEWAPNVYFEDDNAINLEAEISRSRRIKCGFCGLKGAALGCYEKSCRRSFHVPCAKWTTHCRWDMENFVMLCPLHTSCILPCESSGSKGKSNKCRTRDSKSLAFKHGPTSQKGTALGSYKKIVLCCSALSIQERDIVSEFQRVTKVTVLKKWDSSVTHVIASTDENRACKRTLKVLMGILEGKWILNIEWIKACMKEMKPVDEESYEINLDIHGIHDGPHFGRLRVLNKQPKLFDGFKFYFVGDFMPSYKGYLQDLVTAAGGVILNRKPVSGDANSTSPGMHPPQTLIIYNLELPDKCSPSKRDTISTQRQHDAEVLASSTGSKIASNTWILNSIAACKLQILAE
- the LOC107468057 gene encoding mitochondrial import inner membrane translocase subunit TIM17-1; this translates as MEECLDLVVNSAGAGFTVGVIAGSPYHFFKSLCISPTHIATAYNVVRLNAPRVGGKVAAWSALCKASKNALVSVRQKDDGWNRIFSRAIGTGLLSVSRRSLRASARFTMCGALFGTVVEVSSIMWDKFSTPRFD